tgactggtgatgctgaagctggagagtgCCTggtagagagagagagagtggaGCCGTTCCCCGCGGGTGTGCGGCGGGCGGTGAGACTGACGGCGCCAGTGACGAGTGACGAGTGACCAGTGACGATGTCTTGCCAATTGAGCTTCATGCAACCTCCCCTTCGCTGCTCTCAACAACAGACTGTCGGTCTCTCTGCTGTGCCTTGGATTGCAATAGACTGTCTTTCATATTTATTTCCCGAATCTACGTTCCTGTCCTGCATGCAGACTTCCACCACCCCGCGTTCCTAATCAAGGCTGCCTGACCAGCCTCCGCCTTAGCTATGTGGAACGACGAAGATAACAACCCGTACGGCGCATTCGATAGCGAAGCCCGGCTATCGGAATCACTGCATTCTACCACCATCGAATCCCGTAAGAATATATGCCCGGTGAACAATGTGTCCTGTTAACACTTCCAGCTCTGTACAATGCCGACTACCCCCCTCCGCCTTCCAGCCACTCCTCCAATCCCGACATTTCAGACTTCTCCCAAAATCCAGAACAgagcgatgacgacgatggaaACTATGCTGCGCAGCAGAGCGGTGTCGGTTACTCTCGCAAGAGCGTATACGATAGCCGCATAGAGCAGCTACTCTACGAGAATCCGGAAATGCCGATTCTTATCACCGACGCCGGGAAGAACCATGAGGGCGGGGGAGGCTTCATTGTGTACACAATACGGACTGGAGTATGTTATCCCTGCACCGGAGGCTATCGCGTTCCATTTTGCTAAATGGTGGATCAGGATTTGGAAGTTCGGCGACGGTACTCGGAATTCTCTTCGTTGCGGGCTACGCTCGTAAGCCTCCACCCAACTCTGATCGTTCCTCCAATCCCGGACAAACATACTATAGCCGACTACGCTGCGAAACCAACCAAAGCCAAGGAAGATGCTACGATTATTGATCTCCGGAAACGAATGTTGGCGGTCTTCCTGAACCGGTGTCGGAGAATGAAAGAAGTCCGAGAAGATGGCGTTTGGTGGAGGTTTTTGGATCCTAATGTTAGCTGGGTATGTTTGCAAAGGAAGTcatacaaaaaaaaaaaaaaaaagagcacGCTAACTCGTGTCTAGAGTGAGGTCTTGAATACTCACCCTGCCTCCTCGGTGCCCAAGAATAACCTCAAGGCACCCCCTCTTGACCCTGCAAACCCAACGGCCGCGCATGCTTGGCTTCCAACCCCCTCTGCATCtgcgaagctgaagaacaCGCCCGGGACGGCTACATCGCCGATCGCAGAAACACCAGGCCCAGATATTCTAGGCCGTTTCCCCCCTGAATCGCGCAAGCTGAGCGAAAAAGAACTAGATCCGTATTTTACCAATTTTGAAGCTTCTACTCGAGAGTTagagctcctcctccagggcaACATGGAGAAAGTGAATCGCCGCACGCTTGCTCATCTGTCCGGATTGTCCGCAGATTTGATGGAGCTGGGTGCTCGTTACAATggattctctctttctgAGCAATCTCCGACCGTGGCGACTGCTATTGAACGGGTTGGACAAGCAGCGGACACTTCCTACATTGAGACGGAAGAGCTGTCACTCGCGCTCAGCGCGAACTTTGCGGAGCCAATGAGAGAGAGCGCCCAGTTTGCGAGTGTGGTCCGTAATGTTCTACGATACCGAGTGCTTAAGAGGGTGCAGGAAGATATGACAAGGGATGAGCTGGCCAAGAAGAGGACTCTACTGGAGTCTCTGGAAAGGAGCGAGCAGGAGGCAAAACGTATTGAGCAGTACCTTAACCGAAACCCACCACAGGCACCAACAAAACCTCAGCGATCCCTATCAACGTCTTCGGCAACTAGCAGTCAGGGAGGCACCGAGGGGGAGTCGCGGCCGAGTGGAGAGGACACAGCCTCCATTGACTCTGATTTTCCGCCAACGCATGCCGAGCATCCGTCTGCGACGGCGCAGCGGTACCCGGATCCTGGACCGACGTCACCCCAGGCACATCGCAAAACGTCGAGTGGGAATTTTGTTGCTAACAAGATCTTCGGCCGCATCAGTCATGCGGTCCATGGATTCGTGGACGTCGATCCCGAGCGGACACGGCGGGACCAAATCGGGAAAACTAAAGAAAGCTTGGTCCAGGTATGCTTACTTTGGAACGCCCGAGCTCCATTAAGGTTCAAAACTAATTTGAGCTACAGCTGGAGCAAGCGTTAGGGGTGTCAGAGAAAGACGTCAAGGACGCCAGTGCTGGGGTCTTGCACGACCTGAAGCGATTCCAAAAGGATAAGGAAGGAGACCTCCGCCGGTACATGGTATGTGTAGATCCCTCAAGAGGTTTTACCCAACTGACACAAGGACAGGTCGCCTACGCACGCTGCCACCTCGACTGGGCTCGCAAGAATCTCGAGACGTGGACGGAGGCGAAAGACGAGGTGGACAAAATCGAGGTCCGGTAACTTGCATTCGGTATTGGGGATTTGTCCGACGATGTTTTCGGGTGGTGTGTGTACCTGGTGACGGCGTTGGTGGACGATCTGTTATTTGAAATACTCTGTTGTCCATCAattttctttccccccccCTTGAGGGTTATTTGCTCTCGACCACGGACAATCCTCATATGCGAGGTGTCTGAAATGCTTATGATGTTATGCAAATACCAACACCCATAAATAGTCGATGTGATATGCGCTGTATAGTTACCCCGTAGGTGAAGCTGCCGAGAATCGGCCGTCGATCGGTTCAGGGCCAATTTTTCAGGAGTCGAGGCGGAACCATGGTCCGGCTGCGTAAGAACAACAAATTATTGAGGGCGCACTGTTCAACAATTTCGACCGAACTTCTGAAGTGAAGTCATATCTGGGCGCCATGAACAGGCAATTTGCATGCGACAGGGTGGATCTCGGGGTTGGTTTCGCCGGCCGTGACTGGATCGACAAGACACCATCGCCAGGCTGCCAGACGCCATCCCTAGACTGCCTCAGTGCCTGTCTGctgcctttctttcttcacCTGCACTTGCCACCCCTCTCCCGACTCCTTGCCTGTTCCTGTGTCTCTGATTCCGCGTCTCGCCGTTGATCAGGGCCATTGTGTTGATCCATCAACGACAAATTGCCGGATCCGGCGAAAATCCTGTCCTGGCGCCCTTTCTTTTCGACACTTTCGACACATCAGCCAAATCCAAGCATTCTTCCCCTTTCGCGCGTCGATCATGTTGTCACTCTCCTAGCAAGGTACTCTCGCAAACGATGCTTTGAAGCTCTGAAGCTCTCTGCTCCCCCATCACAGAGCTCTCGCTGGCAGCTCTTATTCGACGCTCCTGGGCTCCGACGTGCGAAAACAATGGGTCCCAGAGGCCCCTACCTAGCCAGGTGGTGAGTTGTTTCCACAGTTCTCTCTTCGCATGCGAACAAGATGCACGGCTCCAGTCGTCTCCGGGACGCGGAGTCGGCCACTTTATTACCATGGCCTGTTCCGCGTCCTGGGGGGAAGGGCAGAcgacgaagcagcagcagaagcagaagcagaagcagagactcttcctcttccaggtccaGACTGTCTTCCATCGCGATCCGCCGCTTGACTTTGTCCCGTCGTCGCTTTCTCAAGATGGCTATTCTCCTGgctgtcctcctcctcgtctcacTGGCCTACTCGGCCCGTATCAGGCCTTCTTTGTTTCGAGGTGCCAACGATACTGTCTTCCATGAGGATGGTCCTTCCCGTACCGATGGGTATGCTCGTGCCCATGGTACGGACTTTCTTATCCATGATCCGAGTATCGTCCAGGTTGGGGATACATTTTACTCTTACAGCGTTGCCCCCGGTATCGCCGTCCACGAGTCCTCTAGCCTCGACGGGCCCTGGACGCAAACCGGCAGTGTTCTCGGCGGAAACAGTGTTATCACAAAGGGTGACAACAAGGCCCCCTGGGCGCCCAACACCGTTCAGATCGGAGACAAGTTCTACTGCTACTATGCCGTCAGCAACGCTGGCTGCCGCGATAGTGCTATCGGGGTAGCCTCGTCCAACTCTCCCGGACCCGGGGATTGGACAGACCACGGACTTATTCTTCAGTCAGGCACCGGCGATGACTCGGATACCTTCCCAATGGACCAATCGAACGCGATCGACGCCAATGTGTTTGTGGACTTTGACAACTCCGCGTATTTGATCTTCGGCAGCTTCTGGACAGGCATTTGGCAGGTCAAGCTTGATGATGATTTGGTCTCTGTGGAAGGTAACGACACCAAAAGTCTTA
This region of Aspergillus puulaauensis MK2 DNA, chromosome 5, nearly complete sequence genomic DNA includes:
- the ATG20 gene encoding PX and BAR domain-containing protein (COG:U;~EggNog:ENOG410PH48;~InterPro:IPR001683,IPR027267,IPR036871,IPR044106;~PFAM:PF00787;~go_function: GO:0035091 - phosphatidylinositol binding [Evidence IEA];~go_process: GO:0042147 - retrograde transport, endosome to Golgi [Evidence IEA]) gives rise to the protein MWNDEDNNPYGAFDSEARLSESLHSTTIESPLYNADYPPPPSSHSSNPDISDFSQNPEQSDDDDGNYAAQQSGVGYSRKSVYDSRIEQLLYENPEMPILITDAGKNHEGGGGFIVYTIRTGDLEVRRRYSEFSSLRATLVSLHPTLIVPPIPDKHTIADYAAKPTKAKEDATIIDLRKRMLAVFLNRCRRMKEVREDGVWWRFLDPNVSWSEVLNTHPASSVPKNNLKAPPLDPANPTAAHAWLPTPSASAKLKNTPGTATSPIAETPGPDILGRFPPESRKLSEKELDPYFTNFEASTRELELLLQGNMEKVNRRTLAHLSGLSADLMELGARYNGFSLSEQSPTVATAIERVGQAADTSYIETEELSLALSANFAEPMRESAQFASVVRNVLRYRVLKRVQEDMTRDELAKKRTLLESLERSEQEAKRIEQYLNRNPPQAPTKPQRSLSTSSATSSQGGTEGESRPSGEDTASIDSDFPPTHAEHPSATAQRYPDPGPTSPQAHRKTSSGNFVANKIFGRISHAVHGFVDVDPERTRRDQIGKTKESLVQLEQALGVSEKDVKDASAGVLHDLKRFQKDKEGDLRRYMVCVDPSRGFTQLTQGQVAYARCHLDWARKNLETWTEAKDEVDKIEVR
- a CDS encoding arabinan endo-1,5-alpha-L-arabinosidase (CAZy:GH43;~COG:G;~EggNog:ENOG410Q19N;~InterPro:IPR023296,IPR006710;~PFAM:PF04616;~go_function: GO:0004553 - hydrolase activity, hydrolyzing O-glycosyl compounds [Evidence IEA];~go_process: GO:0005975 - carbohydrate metabolic process [Evidence IEA]), coding for MHGSSRLRDAESATLLPWPVPRPGGKGRRRSSSRSRSRSRDSSSSRSRLSSIAIRRLTLSRRRFLKMAILLAVLLLVSLAYSARIRPSLFRGANDTVFHEDGPSRTDGYARAHGTDFLIHDPSIVQVGDTFYSYSVAPGIAVHESSSLDGPWTQTGSVLGGNSVITKGDNKAPWAPNTVQIGDKFYCYYAVSNAGCRDSAIGVASSNSPGPGDWTDHGLILQSGTGDDSDTFPMDQSNAIDANVFVDFDNSAYLIFGSFWTGIWQVKLDDDLVSVEGNDTKSLSSSHLAAEPGKVWRSSRKAASPVCGDPTGGHPIEGAFLAYQEPYYYLWYSWGRCCEFKDPKMRTNGQEYRIRVGRSDNVRGPFVDKQGNDLVDGGGETVYASNGDVFAPGGQGIMSDLTGDILYYHYRECPPYPFRLHGPTNDMSSQFLHQLRIRPSKTWMEPAGIRGRLACRSLLEYLHSDLDISRIYPPYLDSIHTA